In one window of Phycisphaerales bacterium DNA:
- the purD gene encoding phosphoribosylamine--glycine ligase yields the protein MSTPSDNDASKKLNVLLVGGGGREHALAEAIAASPRLGTLYTSHPGNPGIAAVAADAGVPIDATQAYRAELFCRDKAIDLVVIGPEAPLAAGLADALRAKGVAVFGPGKAGAQLEADKHWAKDLMRQAAVPTAESRSFTDAQRAVEYSLSRTEPPVIKATGLAAGKGVVVPRTHKEAADAIRWMLDGKAFGDASARVLIEERLSGPEVSVFALTDGKGVYILDTCQDHKRLRDGDEGPNTGGMGAFCPSALLDDAAMERVQREVLLPTIDSLRREGIDYRGVIYVGLMLTASGPKVLEFNVRFGDPECQVLMPRLASDALEMLYATATGNVEGLELAFHPGAAVCVVLASEGYPQKPITGQAITGIDEALAMEGIYVYHAGTKIDKATGDPVTAGGRVLGVTALGADVDEARAKAYAAADAIHFKGMQLRRDIAAVRAEAPKVVANRQG from the coding sequence GTGAGTACTCCCAGCGACAACGATGCATCGAAGAAGCTCAACGTCCTGCTGGTCGGCGGTGGCGGCCGCGAGCACGCCCTGGCCGAGGCCATCGCCGCCTCGCCCCGCCTGGGCACGCTCTACACCAGCCACCCGGGCAATCCGGGAATTGCCGCCGTAGCCGCCGACGCGGGCGTGCCGATCGACGCGACCCAAGCCTACCGGGCCGAACTCTTCTGCCGCGACAAGGCCATCGACCTTGTGGTCATCGGGCCGGAGGCGCCCCTGGCCGCCGGACTGGCGGACGCATTGCGAGCCAAGGGCGTGGCGGTCTTCGGCCCGGGCAAGGCCGGTGCGCAGCTCGAGGCCGACAAGCACTGGGCCAAGGACCTCATGCGCCAGGCGGCGGTTCCCACCGCCGAGAGCCGGAGCTTTACCGACGCACAGAGGGCGGTGGAGTATTCGCTCAGCCGCACCGAGCCACCCGTCATCAAGGCAACGGGGCTGGCCGCAGGCAAGGGCGTGGTCGTGCCCCGTACGCACAAGGAGGCCGCCGACGCCATCCGCTGGATGCTGGACGGCAAGGCCTTTGGCGATGCCAGCGCCCGCGTGCTGATCGAGGAACGCCTGAGCGGACCAGAAGTCTCGGTTTTCGCGCTCACGGACGGCAAGGGTGTGTACATCCTGGACACCTGCCAGGACCACAAGCGTCTGCGCGACGGCGATGAGGGACCCAATACCGGAGGCATGGGCGCGTTTTGCCCGAGCGCGCTCCTCGACGACGCGGCCATGGAGCGCGTCCAGCGAGAGGTCCTCTTACCCACCATCGATAGCTTGCGTCGCGAGGGCATCGATTATCGGGGCGTCATTTACGTCGGCCTCATGCTGACTGCCTCGGGCCCCAAGGTGCTCGAGTTCAACGTCCGCTTCGGCGACCCCGAATGCCAGGTGCTCATGCCCCGCCTTGCCAGCGACGCCCTCGAGATGCTTTACGCAACCGCCACTGGCAACGTTGAAGGCCTCGAACTGGCCTTTCATCCCGGCGCGGCGGTGTGCGTGGTCCTCGCCAGTGAGGGCTACCCGCAGAAGCCCATCACCGGGCAGGCCATCACCGGCATCGACGAGGCCCTGGCGATGGAGGGCATCTATGTCTACCACGCCGGCACGAAGATCGACAAGGCAACGGGAGACCCGGTGACCGCCGGCGGTCGCGTGCTGGGTGTCACCGCCCTGGGCGCCGACGTCGACGAGGCCCGGGCCAAGGCCTACGCCGCGGCCGACGCGATCCACTTCAAGGGCATGCAGTTGAGGAGAGACATCGCGGCGGTGCGGGCTGAGGCTCCCAAGGTTGTGGCCAACCGTCAGGGATAG
- a CDS encoding N-acetyltransferase family protein produces MPTVRDFAQQDVAQANALTNWYIEHTAVHFDTRPATHAEFEALWRTGSRTHPWLAAEVDGQFAGYAKAGPWRARTAYQHTCETGIYVARGMERRGVGLALYAELLPRLRTAGFHAVVAGMTLPNDASAALHERAGFRKVGSFEQVGRKFNRWHDVGFWQLTFPDTAANGLDSGQDGA; encoded by the coding sequence ATGCCCACCGTGCGTGATTTCGCGCAGCAGGACGTCGCCCAGGCCAATGCGCTCACCAACTGGTACATCGAGCACACGGCGGTCCACTTCGACACGCGGCCAGCCACTCACGCAGAGTTCGAGGCCCTGTGGCGCACGGGCAGCCGCACGCACCCGTGGCTGGCCGCCGAGGTCGACGGGCAGTTCGCCGGCTACGCCAAGGCGGGCCCGTGGCGAGCACGGACGGCCTACCAGCACACCTGTGAGACGGGCATCTACGTCGCCCGCGGCATGGAACGCCGCGGCGTGGGGCTGGCGCTCTACGCCGAGTTGCTGCCCCGGCTGCGGACTGCGGGCTTCCACGCGGTCGTCGCGGGCATGACGCTACCCAACGACGCCTCGGCCGCGCTCCATGAGCGCGCGGGGTTTCGCAAGGTGGGCAGCTTCGAGCAGGTGGGCCGAAAGTTCAACCGATGGCACGATGTGGGCTTCTGGCAACTGACTTTCCCCGATACGGCGGCCAACGGGCTGGATTCGGGCCAAGACGGGGCGTAA
- a CDS encoding DPP IV N-terminal domain-containing protein produces the protein MRTWILALVVLLAWPASVLSQDAAGPPVTVAEETEYRKTSTSAQVEAFLETLDEQSERAWLGSIGTSNEGKPLPLLVVADPPVSSAEQARRSGKLVVLLFGNIHSGETCGKEALQMLARELALGERSALLDDLIVCFVPNYNPDSNDKMDPGNRRNQNGPDEMGLRHNAQDLDLNRDWIKLEAPETRALVKFMHQWDPAVVVDTHTTNGSNHRYVITYQGPKHPAGDPGLIEFARDTFIPQIDERFEDQTEYNAWVYGNFAGMHSKWTTYPASPRYGTSYRGLRNRIGILSEAYAYATFKDRVLGTLEFCRAILQESAEHADAIRKTIRAADSYNRNGRADTIAVRTRAIPFDRTFTALGYVEYDEQGNKIEPTDEARDYEVELVNDFEATLSVERPWAYLIPADLRHVAEHLQRHGIEVQEVREEMELDARVYRVDEVSRAERVFQGHRMLDVSEVTARTRGVRVEPGWHLVRTEQELGILAAYMLEPQATDGLASWSFLDDYVAEGKDFPIYRLPEPAPILTRSAKPLDEFRDPPRRITSDMVLDRRGAPSLNGAQSARLDWIDDEHLRKSVPGVDGQHRVDAVTGRVIEVEGEQDWQAVAKVISELPTIDADRARRIASSNFRTSRKDGFVFEHERDLYHVSMDGTKAVRLTSTPQREESWSLSPDGAFVAYINDNNLWVVDVATQSPRALTEGGTDDVRHGKASWLYFEELFGRSWKAYWWSPDSAHIAFLITDSTAVPTYTIVDNQRREQKIEVERYARPGERNPDVKLAFVSPEGGSVQTADLTAYDEGDFLISGVSWTPDGRQCVVHVQDRIQTWVDILHVSPRGGPPTKLMRDQTEAWIGSPGDFMYLEDGTFLMFSERDGFKHLYHYTTDGRIIRQVTSGDWECRQVQHIDEDAGWIYFTGTTASHIGNDLYKIRLNGSELTRLTPESGSHSVTLNPSATMFIDRWSSVHHPNKTALRSTKDGALIRWLDSNPVYELDDYELATIEHVQIPSRHEGQQLEAILYYPPDFDPAGTYPLWLMTYAGPHAPTVRDSWQAGRTWEQLLCSAGIVVMRVDPYAASGKGAKSAWTSYLNLGVGELKDLEDAVRWALAQGWANPSRVGINGHSFGGYITAYALTHSDLFTAGIAGAPVTDWRDYDTIYTERYMSTPQANPEGYKRTSAVEGASNLKGRLLIAHGDIDDNVHMHNSTLLIAALQRADKLFEMAIYPGMRHGIWSRQYRRLQWDFIKRTMDVDEPTQSTDDGTREPRTEGVNVADEG, from the coding sequence ATGCGAACCTGGATCCTGGCCCTCGTCGTTCTGCTGGCCTGGCCGGCATCGGTGCTTTCTCAGGATGCGGCCGGCCCGCCCGTCACGGTGGCCGAAGAGACCGAGTATCGCAAGACGAGTACCTCGGCCCAGGTCGAGGCATTCCTGGAGACGCTCGACGAACAGAGCGAGCGGGCCTGGCTCGGGTCGATCGGCACATCGAACGAGGGCAAGCCCCTTCCGCTGCTGGTCGTCGCCGATCCGCCGGTGTCCTCCGCCGAGCAGGCCCGGCGGAGCGGCAAACTCGTCGTTCTGCTGTTTGGCAACATCCACTCGGGAGAAACGTGTGGCAAGGAAGCCTTGCAGATGCTCGCCAGGGAGCTTGCCCTGGGCGAACGATCGGCGTTGCTCGACGACCTGATCGTGTGCTTCGTGCCCAACTACAACCCCGATTCCAACGACAAGATGGACCCGGGCAACCGTCGTAACCAGAACGGCCCGGACGAGATGGGCCTGCGGCACAATGCCCAGGACCTGGACCTGAACCGCGACTGGATCAAGCTCGAAGCGCCCGAGACACGCGCACTGGTCAAGTTCATGCACCAGTGGGACCCGGCCGTCGTTGTCGACACCCATACCACCAACGGCTCAAACCACCGATACGTCATAACCTACCAGGGGCCCAAGCACCCCGCGGGCGACCCGGGGCTGATTGAGTTTGCCCGCGATACGTTCATTCCCCAGATCGACGAGCGATTCGAGGACCAGACAGAGTACAACGCGTGGGTGTACGGCAACTTCGCCGGCATGCACAGCAAGTGGACGACCTACCCGGCCTCGCCGCGCTACGGCACGTCCTATCGCGGGCTGCGGAATCGCATCGGCATCCTGTCCGAGGCGTACGCCTATGCCACATTCAAGGACCGCGTGCTTGGCACGCTCGAGTTCTGCCGGGCGATCCTCCAGGAGTCGGCCGAGCACGCCGACGCGATTCGTAAGACAATCCGTGCCGCAGATTCGTACAACCGAAACGGACGTGCCGATACGATCGCCGTTCGCACGCGCGCGATTCCGTTCGACCGAACCTTCACCGCCCTGGGGTATGTTGAATATGACGAACAGGGCAACAAGATCGAGCCCACCGACGAGGCCAGAGACTACGAGGTCGAACTGGTCAATGACTTTGAGGCCACCCTCAGCGTCGAGCGGCCTTGGGCGTACCTGATCCCCGCCGACCTTCGCCACGTTGCCGAGCACCTGCAGCGGCACGGCATCGAGGTCCAGGAAGTCCGTGAAGAGATGGAACTGGACGCCCGGGTCTACCGCGTGGACGAAGTAAGCCGGGCCGAACGGGTGTTTCAGGGTCACCGCATGCTCGACGTCTCGGAGGTCACGGCGCGCACGCGGGGCGTGCGTGTCGAACCAGGCTGGCACCTGGTTCGCACCGAGCAGGAGCTTGGCATCCTGGCGGCGTACATGCTCGAACCGCAGGCCACCGATGGACTGGCGAGTTGGAGCTTCCTGGATGACTACGTGGCCGAGGGCAAGGACTTCCCGATCTACCGCCTGCCCGAGCCGGCCCCGATCCTGACGCGGAGCGCCAAGCCACTCGACGAGTTTCGCGACCCTCCCAGGCGCATCACGAGCGACATGGTCCTGGATCGCCGCGGTGCGCCCTCGCTCAACGGTGCCCAGTCCGCCCGGCTGGATTGGATCGACGACGAGCACCTGCGCAAGAGCGTGCCGGGCGTGGATGGCCAGCATCGCGTCGATGCCGTCACGGGCCGCGTGATCGAAGTCGAGGGCGAGCAGGATTGGCAAGCGGTCGCCAAGGTGATCTCTGAGCTTCCGACGATCGATGCCGACCGGGCCCGCCGCATCGCCAGTTCGAACTTCCGAACCAGTCGCAAGGATGGTTTCGTCTTCGAGCACGAGCGCGACCTGTACCACGTTTCGATGGACGGCACGAAGGCAGTCCGGCTGACCTCGACGCCCCAGCGGGAGGAGTCATGGTCGTTGAGCCCCGATGGCGCCTTCGTCGCATACATCAACGACAACAACCTATGGGTGGTCGACGTGGCGACCCAGTCCCCACGAGCCCTCACCGAAGGCGGGACCGACGACGTCCGCCACGGCAAAGCGAGCTGGCTCTACTTCGAAGAGCTCTTCGGCAGGAGCTGGAAGGCGTACTGGTGGAGCCCCGACTCGGCCCACATCGCCTTCCTGATCACTGACAGCACTGCCGTGCCCACGTACACGATCGTCGACAACCAGCGGCGCGAGCAGAAGATCGAAGTCGAGCGATACGCGCGGCCGGGCGAGCGGAACCCCGACGTCAAGCTCGCGTTCGTCAGCCCAGAGGGTGGCAGCGTGCAGACTGCCGATCTCACCGCGTACGACGAGGGTGACTTCTTGATCAGCGGAGTCTCCTGGACGCCCGACGGCCGGCAGTGCGTCGTGCACGTGCAGGACCGCATCCAGACCTGGGTCGACATCCTGCACGTCTCGCCCCGCGGCGGCCCACCCACCAAACTGATGCGAGATCAAACCGAGGCATGGATCGGCTCCCCGGGCGACTTCATGTATCTCGAGGACGGCACGTTCCTGATGTTCTCCGAGCGCGATGGATTCAAGCATTTGTATCACTACACCACCGATGGCCGCATCATCCGTCAGGTCACCAGCGGCGACTGGGAATGCCGGCAGGTTCAGCACATTGACGAAGATGCCGGTTGGATCTACTTCACCGGCACCACCGCCTCGCACATCGGCAACGATCTGTACAAGATTCGCCTGAATGGCTCCGAGCTTACCCGGCTGACCCCCGAGTCAGGCAGCCACTCGGTGACCCTCAATCCGTCTGCCACGATGTTTATCGATCGCTGGTCGAGCGTCCACCATCCCAACAAGACCGCCCTGCGTTCGACCAAAGACGGCGCCCTGATTCGTTGGCTGGACTCGAACCCGGTCTACGAATTGGACGATTACGAGTTGGCGACGATTGAGCACGTGCAAATCCCCTCGCGGCACGAGGGCCAGCAGCTCGAGGCGATTCTCTACTACCCACCAGACTTCGACCCCGCGGGCACCTACCCGCTGTGGCTGATGACCTACGCCGGCCCGCACGCCCCCACCGTGCGCGATTCGTGGCAGGCCGGCCGCACGTGGGAGCAGTTACTCTGCTCTGCTGGCATCGTGGTCATGCGCGTGGATCCCTACGCCGCCAGCGGCAAGGGCGCAAAGAGTGCCTGGACGAGCTACCTGAATCTGGGCGTAGGCGAGCTGAAAGACCTGGAGGACGCAGTGCGATGGGCCCTCGCCCAGGGATGGGCCAATCCATCGCGTGTGGGCATCAACGGCCACTCTTTTGGCGGCTACATCACCGCGTACGCCCTCACGCACAGCGACCTGTTCACCGCGGGCATTGCGGGCGCCCCGGTAACCGATTGGCGCGACTACGACACCATTTACACTGAGCGGTACATGTCCACACCACAGGCCAACCCCGAGGGTTACAAACGCACGAGCGCCGTCGAGGGAGCCAGCAACCTCAAGGGGCGCCTGCTGATCGCCCACGGCGATATCGACGACAACGTGCATATGCACAACTCGACCCTGCTCATTGCTGCCCTCCAGCGGGCCGACAAGCTCTTCGAGATGGCCATCTACCCCGGCATGCGCCATGGCATCTGGTCTCGCCAGTACCGCCGCCTGCAGTGGGACTTCATCAAGCGGACGATGGACGTGGACGAGCCGACGCAGTCGACCGATGACGGCACGCGCGAGCCTCGCACCGAGGGGGTGAACGTCGCCGATGAGGGCTAG
- a CDS encoding M28 family peptidase, with translation MPTISSLLAVLIAFTVSLSALAQDCPIAEALADSDTQVRLFDTHVTTLSSPAMGGRLPGSPGMEMAKSYVERSMELAGLEPAFGSSWRQAFAIENINAENVAGVLPGKGELADQFIVVGAHLDHLGNGEEGSRGESGQPHLGADDNASGVAGMLVMAQTLAAEYEQLSGDRRSVLFIAFSGEESGLMGATHYVNNPIAPTPTHALMINFDMIGRVKEGRLSVSGVGTGSSLTQIVTPIFDASKLIEQVEEGLSGRSDHWAFYEAGVPVLFVTQSDSHDDYHTQNDVSWKINRTQGAATAEVFAQVVHAIASSTETIQFVGGQRPAAGPSMGDIKVRFGIRPGTYVEGIKGVAVGGVTPDSPADYAGLQAGDVLVAWNGQPVGDVRDWMGQLMRHEPGDVVTVTVDRDGQRIDLKATLQGRGGV, from the coding sequence ATGCCCACGATCTCGAGCCTTCTCGCAGTTCTCATCGCGTTCACCGTCAGCCTCAGCGCACTGGCTCAGGACTGCCCCATCGCTGAGGCCTTGGCCGATAGTGATACGCAGGTCCGCCTCTTCGACACCCACGTTACCACGCTCTCCAGCCCAGCCATGGGCGGGCGTCTTCCGGGCAGCCCGGGCATGGAGATGGCCAAGAGCTACGTCGAGCGTTCGATGGAGCTTGCTGGTCTCGAACCCGCGTTTGGCTCGTCGTGGCGGCAGGCCTTCGCTATCGAGAACATCAACGCCGAGAACGTCGCGGGCGTGCTGCCGGGCAAGGGCGAACTGGCCGATCAGTTCATCGTCGTGGGCGCGCACCTCGATCACCTGGGAAATGGTGAGGAGGGCTCGCGCGGCGAGTCGGGCCAGCCGCACCTCGGAGCCGACGACAATGCGTCGGGCGTCGCAGGCATGCTGGTGATGGCCCAGACGCTGGCGGCCGAGTACGAGCAACTCTCGGGCGACCGCCGCAGCGTGCTGTTCATCGCCTTCAGCGGCGAGGAATCTGGGTTGATGGGCGCGACGCACTACGTCAACAACCCGATCGCACCCACCCCAACGCACGCGCTCATGATCAACTTCGACATGATTGGCCGCGTGAAGGAAGGCCGTCTGAGCGTCTCGGGCGTCGGCACGGGCAGCAGTCTGACCCAGATCGTCACCCCCATCTTCGACGCCTCAAAGCTCATCGAGCAGGTTGAAGAAGGGCTCAGCGGCCGCAGCGACCACTGGGCGTTCTACGAGGCCGGCGTACCGGTGCTCTTCGTCACCCAGAGCGATAGCCACGACGATTACCACACGCAGAACGACGTGTCGTGGAAGATCAACCGCACGCAAGGCGCCGCGACGGCCGAGGTCTTCGCTCAGGTCGTGCATGCAATTGCCAGTAGCACCGAGACGATTCAGTTCGTCGGCGGCCAGCGACCCGCCGCCGGCCCCAGCATGGGTGACATCAAGGTTCGTTTTGGCATCCGGCCCGGCACGTATGTTGAAGGCATCAAGGGCGTAGCCGTGGGCGGCGTGACGCCCGATTCACCGGCCGACTACGCCGGGCTGCAAGCAGGCGACGTCCTGGTGGCGTGGAACGGCCAGCCCGTGGGCGACGTCCGTGATTGGATGGGCCAACTCATGCGACACGAGCCGGGCGATGTCGTGACGGTGACGGTGGATCGCGACGGCCAGCGGATTGACCTGAAGGCGACGCTCCAGGGTCGCGGTGGGGTCTGA
- a CDS encoding class I SAM-dependent methyltransferase → MSELANSPTAQDLYEICVQSPKHVVDLLRAIHGNEPVRLGEDFAGSGAVGRAWVAQGGAHQAWCVDQDAEALARCHGVEGVSTRVGDVMEETASVDALWVGNFSIGYHHDRVSLVAYLKHVRERLTPGGVFVCDTYGGETAFITGEVHRFHPLPAHLAPDGTGGWRVRYTWEQREADPLTGMVTDVLHFRIERAGMIDAEYPDAFIYRWRLWSVPELRDAMTEAGFSGTAVYNQLPDAVDDQGRPYIEPIVDPSDLDDSFIVCVTGRRE, encoded by the coding sequence GTGAGCGAATTGGCCAACTCACCCACCGCCCAGGACCTCTACGAGATTTGCGTGCAGAGCCCCAAGCACGTGGTCGATCTGCTGCGCGCGATCCACGGCAACGAACCGGTGCGACTGGGCGAAGACTTCGCCGGCAGCGGCGCGGTCGGCCGGGCGTGGGTGGCCCAAGGCGGCGCGCATCAAGCCTGGTGCGTTGATCAGGACGCTGAGGCGCTCGCGCGATGCCATGGCGTGGAGGGCGTGAGCACGCGCGTGGGTGACGTCATGGAAGAAACGGCGAGCGTCGACGCGCTGTGGGTGGGCAACTTTTCCATCGGCTACCACCACGACCGCGTAAGCCTCGTGGCGTATCTCAAGCATGTACGCGAGCGGCTGACGCCCGGCGGCGTGTTCGTGTGCGACACCTATGGCGGCGAGACGGCATTCATTACCGGCGAAGTTCACCGATTTCACCCGCTGCCGGCGCACCTGGCGCCCGATGGTACGGGCGGCTGGCGCGTGCGATATACCTGGGAGCAACGTGAGGCCGACCCGCTGACGGGCATGGTGACCGACGTGCTGCACTTTCGCATCGAACGGGCCGGCATGATCGACGCAGAGTACCCCGACGCGTTCATCTACCGCTGGCGGCTGTGGAGCGTGCCGGAACTGCGCGACGCGATGACGGAGGCCGGGTTCTCGGGCACGGCGGTCTACAACCAGTTGCCGGACGCCGTTGACGACCAGGGGCGCCCGTATATCGAGCCGATCGTCGATCCGAGCGACTTGGACGACAGTTTCATCGTGTGTGTGACGGGACGGCGGGAATAG
- a CDS encoding ABC transporter permease, protein MKRVLHVAAREFASTVLTKGFLIGAVVVPAIIAVAIPVIIFIISQQKAPAVVGTVAIIDPTGEVAPRLTEYLSPQAIAERRGELARRVSEALPGMPAAPDGSMDQAMAMAQGELPQLTVEVLPPDADFDQAKERIRQAVKDDPNSTIAVARIDPDAVVKGDSEEQFGAFALTHMPRLDERIVGEIESGLRRGVLDARYQANGFEKTAIQALTTVNAENTTEVTEQGERESTSAMSFILPMVMMLLVLGAVFTGGQYLLTTTVEEKSNRVVEVLLSAVSPTQLMAGKILGQMLVGLAMLTIYSGVGISALIAFSLGDLISPLDLVWMFLFFLTGYGMIASLMAAAGAAVNDLREAQTFMTPIMMFMMIPYLMMLVIPRAPNSMLAIVLSFTPPINPFIMMLRIASNDPPPLWQILLSLLVSAAGAVVAVWLAGKIFRVGMLMFGKPPNFRTLIRWVRMA, encoded by the coding sequence ATGAAGCGCGTCCTGCACGTTGCCGCCCGCGAGTTTGCCTCCACGGTGCTCACCAAGGGCTTCCTCATCGGGGCCGTGGTCGTGCCGGCAATCATTGCGGTAGCCATCCCGGTCATCATCTTCATCATCAGCCAGCAGAAGGCCCCCGCCGTCGTCGGCACGGTGGCAATCATCGACCCCACCGGCGAAGTGGCCCCGCGGCTCACCGAGTACCTGAGCCCGCAGGCCATCGCCGAGCGTCGCGGGGAACTGGCGAGGCGCGTGAGCGAGGCGCTGCCGGGCATGCCCGCCGCCCCCGATGGCTCGATGGACCAGGCCATGGCGATGGCCCAGGGGGAGCTTCCCCAACTCACCGTCGAGGTGCTGCCGCCCGATGCCGACTTCGACCAAGCCAAAGAGCGCATCCGTCAGGCGGTCAAGGACGATCCAAACTCGACCATCGCGGTGGCGCGGATCGACCCCGACGCCGTGGTCAAGGGCGACTCCGAAGAGCAATTCGGCGCATTCGCGTTGACGCACATGCCCCGGCTTGATGAACGCATCGTGGGTGAGATCGAGAGTGGGCTGCGTCGAGGCGTGCTCGACGCTCGCTACCAGGCCAACGGCTTCGAGAAGACGGCCATCCAAGCCCTCACAACGGTGAACGCAGAGAACACGACCGAGGTCACCGAACAGGGCGAGCGCGAATCGACCAGCGCCATGAGCTTCATCCTGCCCATGGTTATGATGCTGCTCGTGCTGGGCGCTGTCTTTACGGGCGGGCAGTATCTGCTGACGACGACGGTCGAGGAGAAGTCCAACCGCGTGGTCGAGGTGCTGCTGAGCGCTGTTTCACCCACGCAACTCATGGCCGGCAAGATCCTGGGCCAGATGCTTGTCGGCCTGGCCATGCTGACCATCTACTCGGGCGTGGGCATCAGCGCCCTCATCGCGTTCAGCCTGGGCGATCTCATCAGCCCGCTGGATCTGGTGTGGATGTTCCTGTTCTTCCTGACCGGCTACGGCATGATCGCCTCGCTCATGGCCGCCGCGGGCGCCGCCGTCAACGACCTGCGAGAGGCGCAGACGTTCATGACGCCCATCATGATGTTCATGATGATCCCGTACCTGATGATGCTGGTCATCCCACGGGCGCCCAATTCGATGCTGGCCATCGTACTGAGCTTCACGCCGCCCATCAATCCCTTCATCATGATGCTGCGTATCGCCAGCAACGACCCCCCGCCGCTCTGGCAGATCCTGCTGAGCCTGCTGGTGTCTGCCGCGGGCGCGGTGGTCGCGGTCTGGCTGGCGGGCAAGATCTTCCGAGTCGGCATGCTGATGTTCGGCAAGCCTCCGAACTTTCGCACGCTCATCCGCTGGGTCCGCATGGCGTGA